GTCTGTTGCGCCTCTTCAGATAGGTGTGAACGGACTTCGGGAGACAAATCGGCTACACTGTTGTACTTGCCGGCACTTGCACGAGGCAGCGTCATTTCGTTGACTGTAATTTCTTCCCCACCGGCACTTTCCAGCAGCAGTTGAATGTCACTGGCTTTATCTGCCGGCACTTCTGCCATCACTAGAAATTCCCCAGCTTCTACGCGGGTTTGATAAATTGCCGCTTTATCTTCAGGCATTCCCAGCGTCCCCAATGCGGAAACTAAGCCGGCACCGGCACTACCCGCCAGAGCCCCACTGGCTGCACCTAAGAGTACAGCACCCAATGGGCCGGCTGCTACCACTGAACCGACAAAGGGAATAAATAGGATACCAACGCCGGTCAGCAGACTTAAAAACGAACCAAAAAGGGAACCAAAAATCGCGCCGCTTCGCAAGCCTCCCAAAATCACATCTTTTTTCGTTATAAAGCCAGTGATTCGGGTGTTGGATTTAAAGTTTTTGCCCATCATTGAGATGTGATCTTGGGGCACACCCCGATCTAGCAGACGCCGAACAACGCCATCTAATTGACTTTCTTCTTTAAATACGGCTGATATTGTGCGTTCTGCTTGATATTGGTCAGGCATTATGCTTCTCCTTGAGATTTTTTCGTCCTTTCTTGTAGCAGGATAACAAGACCCACCCCTCACCTTGGATCTGCCTGGAGATTGATCATTTTTAAGCCGGCAGCCACAACATTTCTCTGCCGGTGGTAACAGAAATTGCCGGTGTCTATGGCTACTAATTGTG
Above is a window of Microcoleus sp. FACHB-672 DNA encoding:
- a CDS encoding ChaB family protein, with amino-acid sequence MPDQYQAERTISAVFKEESQLDGVVRRLLDRGVPQDHISMMGKNFKSNTRITGFITKKDVILGGLRSGAIFGSLFGSFLSLLTGVGILFIPFVGSVVAAGPLGAVLLGAASGALAGSAGAGLVSALGTLGMPEDKAAIYQTRVEAGEFLVMAEVPADKASDIQLLLESAGGEEITVNEMTLPRASAGKYNSVADLSPEVRSHLSEEAQQTFIQSYNTALEQNNDPLNAEHAAWKTIHEQYDEDGNGVWSLAKATV